From one Humulus lupulus chromosome 8, drHumLupu1.1, whole genome shotgun sequence genomic stretch:
- the LOC133795947 gene encoding uncharacterized protein LOC133795947, producing MDSPNSLNPYDNMSLDEIIIAQCTNEYDDQYFKESMDGGSSTRWGRKRAHIDRGHVEGHPRLFDDYFSNESVYTEYQFQRRFRMHKLVFLCIVKALDNHSEYFQMRFDADDRRGIFAITKVHHCYANVGIWSAC from the coding sequence ATGGATTCGCCAAATTCTCTGAATCCGTACGACAATATGAGTTTAGACGAAATCATAATAGCACAGTGTACTAACGAGTATGATGATCAATATTTCAAAGAGTCCATGGATGGGGGTAGCTCAACAAGGTGGGGAAGAAAGAGAGCTCACATTGATAGAGGTCATGTAGAAGGACACCCACGTTTGTTCGATGACTACTTTTCTAATGAATCGGTGTATACAGAATATCAATTTCAAAGAAGATTTAGAATGCATAAACTTGTATTCCTATGCATAGTGAAAGCTCTAGACAATCATTCAGAGTATTTCCAGATGAGGTTTGATGCAGACGATAGAAGGGGGATTTTTGCCATTACAAAAGTGCACCACTGCTATGCGAATGTTGGCATATGGAGCGCCTGCTGA
- the LOC133798324 gene encoding LIM domain-containing protein WLIM2b, producing MSFLGTQQKCKACDKTVYPVEQLSADGVSYHKSCFKCTHCKGTLKLSNYSSMEGVLYCKPHFEQLFKETGNFNKNFQSPAKSADKLTPELTRSPSKAAGMFSGTQDKCATCGKTAYPLEKVTVESLTYHKSCFKCSHGGCAISPSNYAALEGILYCKHHFSQLFKEKGNYNHLIKSASIKRAAAASIPEA from the exons ATGTCTTTCCTCGGAACCCAACAGAAATGCAAGGCTTGCGATAAGACAGTTTATCCAGTAGAGCAGCTATCTGCAGATGGTGTTTCTTACCACAAGTCATGCTTTAAGTGCACCCATTGCAAAGGGACTTTAAAG CTGAGCAACTATTCCTCAATGGAAGGTGTTCTGTACTGCAAGCCTCATTTTGAGCAACTCTTCAAGGAAACTGGCAATTTCAACAAGAACTTTCAGTCAC CTGCAAAGTCAGCTGACAAGTTAACTCCAGAGCTG ACTAGATCACCAAGCAAAGCTGCCGGCATGTTCTCAGGAACACAAGACAAATGTGCCACTTGTGGTAAAACCGCCTATCCACTGGAGAAG GTGACAGTGGAGAGTCTGACTTATCACAAGTCTTGTTTCAAGTGCTCCCACGGTGGCTGCGCCATATCGCCATCTAACTATGCAGCTTTGGAGGGGATTCTGTACTGCAAACACCATTTCTCTCAGCTCTTCAAGGAGAAGGGAAACTACAACCATCTGATCAAGTCTGCATCGATTAAACGGGCTGCCGCAGCCTCTATTCCAGAAGCATAA
- the LOC133795946 gene encoding glutathione S-transferase T3-like — MFSLHQPETVSRNYKPSIENSSIDLNHETSSTSVSETQPEHGVEGVENVVLHNEDESRHKSKAKWSKEATLLLINGWLNTSKDAIMGNDQTSTNLWARIAEYYNINQIGQHTRTGRQCKDHWNKMNRKVVCFNGCYERVQQAHHIGWSDETILENAHQLFKYENNNSNFLLVDCWRLVKDGPKWNTMYQPKGDKRTKVSKSRAYTSSSNSDISDDEVREVCPTGQKIAKRKGKEKKDIYYIYRD, encoded by the coding sequence ATGTTTTCCCTACACCAACCCGAAACGGTTTCAAGAAATTATAAGCCAAGTATAGAAAATTCTAGTATTGATTTGAATCATGAAACTTCATCGACATCTGTCTCTGAAACTCAACCCGAACATGGTGTTGAAGGGGTGGAAAATGTAGTTCTACACAATGAAGATGAATCAAGGCATAAAAGTAAAGCCAAATGGAGCAAGGAAGCAACTTTACTTCTGATAAATGGGTGGCTTAATACATCTAAGGATGCCATCATGGGGAATGACCAAACTTCTACAAATTTATGGGCTCGGATTGCAGAATACTACAACATCAACCAAATAGGTCAACATACAAGAACTGGAAGGCAATGCAAAGACCATTGGAACAAGATGAATAGAAAGGTGGTGTGTTTCAATGGGTGTTATGAACGAGTGCAACAAGCACATCACATTGGTTGGTCTGATGAGACAATTCTTGAGAATGCACATCAATtgtttaaatatgaaaataacaaCTCAAATTTTCTGCTTGTGGATTGTTGGAGATTGGTAAAGGATGGGCCGAAATGGAATACAATGTACCAACCAAAAGGTGATAAGAGAACAAAGGTGTCAAAATCAAGGGCATATACTTCATCTTCCAATTCAGACATCAGTGATGATGAAGTACGTGAAGTGTGCCCTACTGGCCAAAAGATAGCAAagagaaaagggaaggaaaaaaaagacaTATACTACATTTATAGAGATTAA